In one window of Hevea brasiliensis isolate MT/VB/25A 57/8 chromosome 10, ASM3005281v1, whole genome shotgun sequence DNA:
- the LOC110653772 gene encoding uncharacterized protein LOC110653772: MSSPTDSQNQAANSPSQDPNHNQQEDPPQSNDPQSPKTLTLEIPDLEHPNLHADELKQDDPEDITPISPTISDTHFNSTSVVANFTASRRGGGGSKRSKRHHHQEKKIQKRLEILVGTFNPVPFVPVKTLDFASHEALLRRLGLWDFVHLHFDINIRTDLIIQLIANFNPTGRHSYVNGCRIKVSRADLARALSLPAKKDKVDSAVEVESEESIGFIEDFVSTWLLLHEDTWMMTDDILSVTKAIKEGHFEKVDWAKLIWLMLEKELAAAPKLGNCYYASHLQKLIKHQKSDLFKEEPVKMEVDVNDDSEEEDVRMSEEVRGGSELEEHNIELSLGGLDNSAKDDGGKEGKEQVGDEDTMDFEESKEDEEQRQWVKSSVEGHFLRQCNLGEVAGVECEERKQEEEAGEEEEKEGEDGGGGGEEDDDDDEEEEEEEEGEEEVGFSISPKGDTYSENFIAAMEAAQIPFSSGVQIRDNVSSGDFLASRVETQTIPGSSALFSNGNGNKREIEHLDNDIPHHALNGGNKRMRSDGPWDMKSSSDFEIYMEQMEHIMGKARMAYEAKEQAYHDMSMNQQVLLSELQRRDNVIQHLHKTRIEEQQKGHSEVYRLERELYMMGNLLEGYRKALKETHKAFAEYRAKCPLPEEPIYKDTGSGGLVLSTMELEKRRLKQEEEERQSRLLIEKKVKEFEVECITKFEAYKDGVELLVSKLMEVEKEVNVLKEIFAKRKLAKMSECPPAEE, from the coding sequence ATGAGCTCTCCTACAGACTCTCAAAATCAAGCCGCGAACTCTCCCTCACAAGATCCCAACCACAATCAACAAGAAGACCCACCACAATCAAATGATCCCCAATCCcctaaaaccctaaccctagaaatTCCTGACTTAGAACACCCTAACCTACATGCCGATGAGCTCAAACAAGACGATCCTGAAGATATCACCCCTATTTCTCCAACAATCTCCGATACCCACTTCAACTCCACCTCTGTCGTCGCCAATTTCACTGCCTCTCGCCGCGGCGGAGGCGGCTCAAAACGCAGTAAACGACATCATCACCAGGAGAAGAAGATTCAGAAAAGGCTCGAAATTCTTGTTGGAACCTTTAATCCAGTCCCGTTTGTTCCCGTCAAAACCCTTGATTTCGCATCCCATGAGGCTCTCCTAAGGCGACTTGGCTTATGGGACTTCGTCCACCTGCATTTCGATATCAACATTCGCACCGATCTTATTATACAGTTGATTGCTAATTTTAACCCCACTGGTCGCCATAGTTACGTCAATGGGTGTCGCATCAAGGTCAGTCGTGCTGACTTGGCTCGTGCATTGAGTCTGCCGGCGAAAAAGGATAAGGTGGATAGTGCGGTAGAGGTGGAGAGCGAGGAATCGATAGGATTCATAGAGGATTTCGTGTCTACTTGGTTGTTGTTGCATGAAGATACCTGGATGATGACTGACGATATTTTGAGTGTGACTAAAGCGATCAAGGAAGGACATTTTGAGAAGGTCGATTGGGCTAAGTTGATTTGGCTTATGCTCGAGAAGGAGTTGGCGGCAGCACCCAAGTTAGGTAACTGTTATTATGCCTCGCATTTACAAAAACTGATAAAACATCAGAAGAGTGACTTGTTCAAGGAAGAGCCTGTTAAAATGGAGGTCGATGTGAATGACGATAGCGAAGAGGAAGATGTGAGAATGAGTGAGGAAGTTCGTGGAGGATCAGAATTGGAAGAGCATAACATTGAATTGAGTCTTGGTGGACTGGATAATTCAGCAAAAGATGATGGTGGGAAAGAGGGAAAGGAACAGGTGGGTGATGAGGATACTATGGATTTTGAGGAAAGTAAGGAGGATGAAGAACAGAGACAGTGGGTAAAGAGCAGCGTGGAGGGGCATTTTCTGCGGCAATGTAATCTTGGTGAAGTTGCTGGCGTGGAATGTGAGGAGAGAAAGCAGGAAGAAGAGGCGggagaagaagaggaaaaagaaggTGAAgatggaggaggaggaggagaagaagatgatgatgatgatgaggaggaggaggaggaggaggagggggaGGAGGAAGTGGGTTTTAGTATTTCGCCAAAAGGGGATACTTATTCTGAGAATTTTATTGCAGCCATGGAAGCAGCACAAATTCCTTTCAGTTCAGGAGTACAAATTCGTGATAATGTGTCCTCAGGGGACTTTCTTGCATCTAGGGTTGAAACACAGACAATTCCTGGTAGTTCGGCACTTTTCAGCAATGGTAATGGAAACAAGAGGGAAATTGAGCATCTTGATAATGATATACCCCATCATGCACTTAACGGTGGTAATAAGAGGATGAGGAGTGATGGACCATGGGATATGAAGTCATCCTctgattttgaaatttatatggaGCAAATGGAACATATAATGGGAAAAGCTAGGATGGCGTATGAGGCAAAGGAGCAGGCTTATCATGATATGAGCATGAATCAGCAAGTGTTGCTTAGTGAGCTGCAGCGGCGGGATAATGTGATTCAGCATTTACACAAGACCAGGATAGAGGAGCAACAAAAAGGGCATTCAGAGGTTTATAGGCTTGAACGTGAATTATATATGATGGGAAATTTATTAGAAGGGTATAGGAAGGCTTTGAAGGAGACGCACAAGGCATTTGCTGAGTATCGCGCGAAATGCCCGCTGCCTGAAGAACCAATTTACAAGGATACTGGGTCTGGGGGTCTTGTTTTGAGCACCATGGAATTGGAGAAGCGGCGCTTGAaacaagaggaagaagaaaggcaAAGCCGTTTGTTGATTGAGAAGAAGGTTAAGGAATTTGAGGTAGAGTGTATTACTAAATTTGAAGCATATAAAGATGGAGTGGAGTTATTGGTTAGCAAGTTGATGGAGGTTGAAAAGGAAGTCAATGTCTTGAAGGAAATATTTGCAAAACGGAAGCTTGCAAAGATGTCAGAATGCCCTCCAGCTGAAGAATGA
- the LOC110653774 gene encoding LOW QUALITY PROTEIN: sodium/calcium exchanger NCL (The sequence of the model RefSeq protein was modified relative to this genomic sequence to represent the inferred CDS: inserted 2 bases in 1 codon) has protein sequence MAKKLSFLSLVIFFVMLACSPVQGRYLTENPSSFMASDGVSSSVQQQPFISLNHLFSSDSSCDETYGFLPCATTVLGNIFLIIAYGYLMFLSAKLLSDGSEILLQILGPGIIGGLFLPVLSSLPDVAIMLASGLSGSKETAQSQVSVGMGLTAGSTVLLLTLLWGSCLIVGKCDIQGSVAVDSKEAKRFSLTGSGVTTDIWTSHAARIMVISVIPFIIAQLPQIIQKTSQSSIAVLASLIVSLGLLVFYSLYQVLQPWIQKRRIAYAKHKHIISGILKDLKMRALGRLFTVNGEPNNDVIQKLFKTIDGNSDGYLTAAELRALXFEELEIDINDAVDQVLKDFDTSGDSRVDVDEFIHGISKWLDEAKHSARHSNGHIAGTSKLITDFGQQTKREQDLLGDQNDEAPENSPGNPKWNATKAGLMLLLGTIVAAVFADPLVDAVENFSTASSIPTFFVSFVILPFASPSEVVSDLIFASRKNSKSASLAYSEIYGSVTMSNILSLSVFLGLVYFRGLTWNFSSEVLVILIVCVVMGLIASFRTTFPLWMCLAAYALYPFSLLLAYVLDYVLGWA, from the exons ATGGCCAAGAAACTTTCTTTCTTGTCTCTAGTTATCTTCTTTGTTATGTTAGCCTGCAGTCCTGTCCAGGGTCGATACCTTACAGAAAATCCAAGTTCTTTCATGGCATCTGATGGGGTCAGTAGCAGTGTTCAGCAGCAGCCATTTATTAGTCTGAACCACTTGTTTTCATCAGATAGTAGTTGTGACGAGACATATGGATTCTTGCCATGCGCCACCACAGTCCTAGGAAATATTTTCCTTATTATTGCCTATGGCTATTTGATGTTCTTGTCTGCTAAATTGTTGTCTGATGGAAGTGAGATTCTTCTACAAATTCTTGGTCCTGGCATTATTGGGGGTCTCTTCCTGCCGGTTCTGAGCTCTCTTCCTGATGTAGCAATCATGCTTG CATCTGGGCTATCAGGGAGCAAAGAAACAGCTCAAAGTCAGGTTTCAGTTGGGATGGGTTTGACGGCTGGATCAACCGTTCTACTTCTGACATTACTATGGGGCTCATGCCTCATAGTTGGCAAGTGTGACATTCAGGGTTCTGTAGCTGTGGACTCAAAAGAAGCAAAAAGATTTAGTCTAACTG GATCTGGAGTAACTACTGATATATGGACAAGTCATGCTGCAAGGATCATGGTTATATCTGTTATCCCCTTCATAATAGCCCAACTGCCACAAATCATCCAAAAAACTTCTCAAAGCAGCATAGCAGTTTTGGCTTCCCTCATTGTCTCCCTAGGTTTATTAGTTTTTTATAGCCTGTATCAG GTTCTTCAGCCATGGATTCAGAAGAGAAGAATTGCATACGCCAAGCATAAACATATAATATCAGGAATTCTAAAAGATTTAAAAATGCGTGCACTGGGAAGACTTTTCACAGTTAATGGAGAACCCAACAATGATGTTATACAGAA GTTATTCAAGACAATTGATGGAAATTCTGATGGATATCTAACCGCAGCAGAGTTGAGGGCACT TTTTGAAGAGCTAGAAATTGATATTAATGATGCAGTTGATCAAGTATTGAAAGATTTCGATACGTCTGGTGACTCACGTGTTGATGTGGATGAGTTTATTCATGGGATCTCAAAGTGGCTTGATGAGGCTAAGCATTCTGCAAGACACTCCAATGGCCATATAGCAGGAACATCTAAACTTATAACTGACTTTGGTCAG CAAACAAAGAGGGAACAAGATCTGTTGGGGGATCAGAATGATGAAGCTCCAGAAAATAGTCCTGGAAATCCCAAATGGAATGCCACAAAAGCAGGGTTGATGTTGCTTCTGGGAACAATTGTTGCTGCAGTGTTTGCTGATCCACTTGTAGATGCTGTTGAAAATTTCTCAACTGCTTCAAGCATTCCTACTTTCTTTGTTTCCTTTGTCATCTTGCCTTTTGCTAGCCCCAGTGAGGTAGTTTCAGACCTAATCTTTGCCAGCAGGAAGAATTCAAAATCTGCTTCCTTAGCATATTCTGAG ATTTATGGGTCAGTGACCATGAGCAACATTCTTTCTCTATCAGTATTCTTAGGTCTTGTTTACTTTCGTGGGTTGACATGGAATTTCTCATCTGAAGTTCTGGTAATTCTGATTGTTTGTGTTGTGATGGGGCTAATTGCCAGTTTCCGCACCACTTTCCCTCTTTGGATGTGTCTGGCGGCCTATGCACTTTACCCTTTCTCCCTGTTGCTTGCTTATGTCCTTGACTATGTTCTTGGTTGGGCTTAA